From a single Larimichthys crocea isolate SSNF chromosome XIII, L_crocea_2.0, whole genome shotgun sequence genomic region:
- the cspg5a gene encoding chondroitin sulfate proteoglycan 5 isoform X1 has product MQGKEASLRTGCWRLTLLSCVLALHLIPLSVHGNIVGTNATEPDSAANVTALLNEEEGPVKVSEMSVSTISTTVTPRAGRIPRAGEEEEQSSGMFVEAVVPAVEEVGVAAPPQLSPDSAETEHLLPSNPRGPEVMEGEEEEEEEEERLPHTEPPWIHTKDTAMFDLDHLFTTTAPPSVATNPSNPDVLHVDFFDPSSRGRSLDLAPPSPSSLAHELQGGDPTSWAMPDNYDYLTPYEDGVSPTTDEYTYSTTTGAYESDEDLRLSAGSPARPKPRVPVSGSFVPGAALPGAGAPVPNVPVAAPPAASPVDGSDGMGGCRVGYQMVNGSCRSPCDMLPNYCFNGGQCYLLEGMGVFCRCNVQDYIWHKGARCESVVTEFQVMCLAVGASALVVLLLFMIIVCFAKKLHVLKTENKKLRKRSSKYRPTSEQHNDNFSLSTIAEGSHPNVRKLCDTPPNVPHARALAYYDNIICQDDPNSQNKLEDPVKASPKEDDSLNIHNSLTPKHENHKVLGEENSSEVNSLQNNMM; this is encoded by the exons ATGCAGGGGAAGGAGGCGAGCCTGCGCACGGGATGCTGGAGACTAACGCTGCTGTCGTGCGTCCTGGCTCTGCACTTGATCCCGCTGTCTGTCCACG GAAACATAGTCGGGACCAATGCCACTGAGCCGGACAGCGCCGCCAACGTTACCGCCCTGCTTAACGAGGAGGAAGGTCCAGTCAAGGTCAGCGAGATGAGCGTCTCAACCATCTCAACCACCGTGACCCCGAGGGCGGGCCGGATCCCCCGCGCTggcgaggaagaggagcagagcagcGGCATGTTCGTCGAAGCGGTGGTTCCTGCGGTGGAGGAAGTCGGCGTGGCAGCCCCGCCCCAGCTCAGCCCTGATTCGGCGGAGACGGAGCACCTGCTGCCTAGCAACCCACGTGGACCGGAAGTCAtggaaggtgaggaggaggaggaggaggaggaggagcgtcTGCCACACACCGAGCCACCTTGGATTCACACCAAGGACACAGCCATGTTTGACCTCGATCACCTTTTCACCACCACCGCCCCACCCTCAGTCGCCACCAACCCTTCTAACCCCGACGTTCTCCATGTGGACTTCTTCGATCCTTCCTCTCGTGGGCGCAGCCTCGACCTGGCCCCACCCTCTCCTTCATCGCTGGCCCATGAGCTGCAAGGCGGTGACCCGACCTCCTGGGCGATGCCAGACAACTACGACTACCTCACACCTTACGAGGACGGCGTGTCCCCAACTACTGATGAGTACACCTACAGCACCACGACCGGCGCCTATGAGAGCGATGAAGACCTCCGGCTCTCCGCTGGCTCTCCGGCTCGCCCCAAGCCCCGGGTCCCGGTGTCCGGCTCCTTCGTCCCTGGGGCAGCGCTTCCTGGTGCGGGAGCTCCGGTGCCAAACGTCCCTGTGGCGGCTCCTCCAGCGGCCTCTCCAGTGGACGGGTCAGACGGGATGGGTGGATGTCGCGTGGGCTACCAGATGGTGAACGGAAGTTGCCGCTCGCCCTGTGACATGCTGCCCAACTACTGCTTCAACGGGGGACAGTGCTACCTGCTGGAGGGCATGGGAGTCTTCTGCAG ATGTAACGTCCAGGATTACATCTGGCACAAGGGCGCTCGCTGCGAGTCGGTGGTGACCGAGTTCCAGGTGATGTGCCTGGCCGTGGGCGCCTCGGCTCTGGTGGTCCTGCTGCTCTTCATGATCATTGTGTGCTTCGCCAAGAAGCTCCACGTGCTCAAGACGGAGAACAAGAAGCTGCGCAAACGCAG CAGTAAGTACCGGCCTACATCGGAGCAGCACAATGATAATTTCTCGCTGTCCACCATCGCTGAGGGCTCCCACCCAAATGTAAGGAAACTGTGCGACACCCCTCCTAACGTCCCTCATGCCCGTGCATTGGCTTACTATGATAACATTATCTGTCAG GATGATCCTAATTCCCAGAACAAGCTGGAGGACCCGGTGAAGGCCTCGCCAAAGGAGGACGACTCCCTCAACATCCACAACTCTCTGACCCCCAAACACGAGAACCACAAGGTCCTGGGCGAGGAGAACTCCTCGGAGGTAAACTCACTGCAGAACAAcatgatgtga
- the cspg5a gene encoding chondroitin sulfate proteoglycan 5 isoform X2 has protein sequence MQGKEASLRTGCWRLTLLSCVLALHLIPLSVHGNIVGTNATEPDSAANVTALLNEEEGPVKVSEMSVSTISTTVTPRAGRIPRAGEEEEQSSGMFVEAVVPAVEEVGVAAPPQLSPDSAETEHLLPSNPRGPEVMEGEEEEEEEEERLPHTEPPWIHTKDTAMFDLDHLFTTTAPPSVATNPSNPDVLHVDFFDPSSRGRSLDLAPPSPSSLAHELQGGDPTSWAMPDNYDYLTPYEDGVSPTTDEYTYSTTTGAYESDEDLRLSAGSPARPKPRVPVSGSFVPGAALPGAGAPVPNVPVAAPPAASPVDGSDGMGGCRVGYQMVNGSCRSPCDMLPNYCFNGGQCYLLEGMGVFCRCNVQDYIWHKGARCESVVTEFQVMCLAVGASALVVLLLFMIIVCFAKKLHVLKTENKKLRKRSKYRPTSEQHNDNFSLSTIAEGSHPNVRKLCDTPPNVPHARALAYYDNIICQDDPNSQNKLEDPVKASPKEDDSLNIHNSLTPKHENHKVLGEENSSEVNSLQNNMM, from the exons ATGCAGGGGAAGGAGGCGAGCCTGCGCACGGGATGCTGGAGACTAACGCTGCTGTCGTGCGTCCTGGCTCTGCACTTGATCCCGCTGTCTGTCCACG GAAACATAGTCGGGACCAATGCCACTGAGCCGGACAGCGCCGCCAACGTTACCGCCCTGCTTAACGAGGAGGAAGGTCCAGTCAAGGTCAGCGAGATGAGCGTCTCAACCATCTCAACCACCGTGACCCCGAGGGCGGGCCGGATCCCCCGCGCTggcgaggaagaggagcagagcagcGGCATGTTCGTCGAAGCGGTGGTTCCTGCGGTGGAGGAAGTCGGCGTGGCAGCCCCGCCCCAGCTCAGCCCTGATTCGGCGGAGACGGAGCACCTGCTGCCTAGCAACCCACGTGGACCGGAAGTCAtggaaggtgaggaggaggaggaggaggaggaggagcgtcTGCCACACACCGAGCCACCTTGGATTCACACCAAGGACACAGCCATGTTTGACCTCGATCACCTTTTCACCACCACCGCCCCACCCTCAGTCGCCACCAACCCTTCTAACCCCGACGTTCTCCATGTGGACTTCTTCGATCCTTCCTCTCGTGGGCGCAGCCTCGACCTGGCCCCACCCTCTCCTTCATCGCTGGCCCATGAGCTGCAAGGCGGTGACCCGACCTCCTGGGCGATGCCAGACAACTACGACTACCTCACACCTTACGAGGACGGCGTGTCCCCAACTACTGATGAGTACACCTACAGCACCACGACCGGCGCCTATGAGAGCGATGAAGACCTCCGGCTCTCCGCTGGCTCTCCGGCTCGCCCCAAGCCCCGGGTCCCGGTGTCCGGCTCCTTCGTCCCTGGGGCAGCGCTTCCTGGTGCGGGAGCTCCGGTGCCAAACGTCCCTGTGGCGGCTCCTCCAGCGGCCTCTCCAGTGGACGGGTCAGACGGGATGGGTGGATGTCGCGTGGGCTACCAGATGGTGAACGGAAGTTGCCGCTCGCCCTGTGACATGCTGCCCAACTACTGCTTCAACGGGGGACAGTGCTACCTGCTGGAGGGCATGGGAGTCTTCTGCAG ATGTAACGTCCAGGATTACATCTGGCACAAGGGCGCTCGCTGCGAGTCGGTGGTGACCGAGTTCCAGGTGATGTGCCTGGCCGTGGGCGCCTCGGCTCTGGTGGTCCTGCTGCTCTTCATGATCATTGTGTGCTTCGCCAAGAAGCTCCACGTGCTCAAGACGGAGAACAAGAAGCTGCGCAAACGCAG TAAGTACCGGCCTACATCGGAGCAGCACAATGATAATTTCTCGCTGTCCACCATCGCTGAGGGCTCCCACCCAAATGTAAGGAAACTGTGCGACACCCCTCCTAACGTCCCTCATGCCCGTGCATTGGCTTACTATGATAACATTATCTGTCAG GATGATCCTAATTCCCAGAACAAGCTGGAGGACCCGGTGAAGGCCTCGCCAAAGGAGGACGACTCCCTCAACATCCACAACTCTCTGACCCCCAAACACGAGAACCACAAGGTCCTGGGCGAGGAGAACTCCTCGGAGGTAAACTCACTGCAGAACAAcatgatgtga
- the cspg5a gene encoding chondroitin sulfate proteoglycan 5 isoform X6 yields the protein MQGKEASLRTGCWRLTLLSCVLALHLIPLSVHGNIVGTNATEPDSAANVTALLNEEEGPVKVSEMSVSTISTTVTPRAGRIPRAGEEEEQSSGMFVEAVVPAVEEVGVAAPPQLSPDSAETEHLLPSNPRGPEVMEGEEEEEEEEERLPHTEPPWIHTKDTAMFDLDHLFTTTAPPSVATNPSNPDVLHVDFFDPSSRGRSLDLAPPSPSSLAHELQGGDPTSWAMPDNYDYLTPYEDGVSPTTDEYTYSTTTGAYESDEDLRLSAGSPARPKPRVPVSGSFVPGAALPGAGAPVPNVPVAAPPAASPVDGSDGMGGCRVGYQMVNGSCRSPCDMLPNYCFNGGQCYLLEGMGVFCRCNVQDYIWHKGARCESVVTEFQVMCLAVGASALVVLLLFMIIVCFAKKLHVLKTENKKLRKRSKYRPTSEQHNDNFSLSTIAEGSHPNDDPNSQNKLEDPVKASPKEDDSLNIHNSLTPKHENHKVLGEENSSEVNSLQNNMM from the exons ATGCAGGGGAAGGAGGCGAGCCTGCGCACGGGATGCTGGAGACTAACGCTGCTGTCGTGCGTCCTGGCTCTGCACTTGATCCCGCTGTCTGTCCACG GAAACATAGTCGGGACCAATGCCACTGAGCCGGACAGCGCCGCCAACGTTACCGCCCTGCTTAACGAGGAGGAAGGTCCAGTCAAGGTCAGCGAGATGAGCGTCTCAACCATCTCAACCACCGTGACCCCGAGGGCGGGCCGGATCCCCCGCGCTggcgaggaagaggagcagagcagcGGCATGTTCGTCGAAGCGGTGGTTCCTGCGGTGGAGGAAGTCGGCGTGGCAGCCCCGCCCCAGCTCAGCCCTGATTCGGCGGAGACGGAGCACCTGCTGCCTAGCAACCCACGTGGACCGGAAGTCAtggaaggtgaggaggaggaggaggaggaggaggagcgtcTGCCACACACCGAGCCACCTTGGATTCACACCAAGGACACAGCCATGTTTGACCTCGATCACCTTTTCACCACCACCGCCCCACCCTCAGTCGCCACCAACCCTTCTAACCCCGACGTTCTCCATGTGGACTTCTTCGATCCTTCCTCTCGTGGGCGCAGCCTCGACCTGGCCCCACCCTCTCCTTCATCGCTGGCCCATGAGCTGCAAGGCGGTGACCCGACCTCCTGGGCGATGCCAGACAACTACGACTACCTCACACCTTACGAGGACGGCGTGTCCCCAACTACTGATGAGTACACCTACAGCACCACGACCGGCGCCTATGAGAGCGATGAAGACCTCCGGCTCTCCGCTGGCTCTCCGGCTCGCCCCAAGCCCCGGGTCCCGGTGTCCGGCTCCTTCGTCCCTGGGGCAGCGCTTCCTGGTGCGGGAGCTCCGGTGCCAAACGTCCCTGTGGCGGCTCCTCCAGCGGCCTCTCCAGTGGACGGGTCAGACGGGATGGGTGGATGTCGCGTGGGCTACCAGATGGTGAACGGAAGTTGCCGCTCGCCCTGTGACATGCTGCCCAACTACTGCTTCAACGGGGGACAGTGCTACCTGCTGGAGGGCATGGGAGTCTTCTGCAG ATGTAACGTCCAGGATTACATCTGGCACAAGGGCGCTCGCTGCGAGTCGGTGGTGACCGAGTTCCAGGTGATGTGCCTGGCCGTGGGCGCCTCGGCTCTGGTGGTCCTGCTGCTCTTCATGATCATTGTGTGCTTCGCCAAGAAGCTCCACGTGCTCAAGACGGAGAACAAGAAGCTGCGCAAACGCAG TAAGTACCGGCCTACATCGGAGCAGCACAATGATAATTTCTCGCTGTCCACCATCGCTGAGGGCTCCCACCCAAAT GATGATCCTAATTCCCAGAACAAGCTGGAGGACCCGGTGAAGGCCTCGCCAAAGGAGGACGACTCCCTCAACATCCACAACTCTCTGACCCCCAAACACGAGAACCACAAGGTCCTGGGCGAGGAGAACTCCTCGGAGGTAAACTCACTGCAGAACAAcatgatgtga
- the cspg5a gene encoding chondroitin sulfate proteoglycan 5 isoform X4 — protein MQGKEASLRTGCWRLTLLSCVLALHLIPLSVHGNIVGTNATEPDSAANVTALLNEEEGPVKVSEMSVSTISTTVTPRAGRIPRAGEEEEQSSGMFVEAVVPAVEEVGVAAPPQLSPDSAETEHLLPSNPRGPEVMEGEEEEEEEEERLPHTEPPWIHTKDTAMFDLDHLFTTTAPPSVATNPSNPDVLHVDFFDPSSRGRSLDLAPPSPSSLAHELQGGDPTSWAMPDNYDYLTPYEDGVSPTTDEYTYSTTTGAYESDEDLRLSAGSPARPKPRVPVSGSFVPGAALPGAGAPVPNVPVAAPPAASPVDGSDGMGGCRVGYQMVNGSCRSPCDMLPNYCFNGGQCYLLEGMGVFCRCNVQDYIWHKGARCESVVTEFQVMCLAVGASALVVLLLFMIIVCFAKKLHVLKTENKKLRKRSKYRPTSEQHNDNFSLSTIAEGSHPNKTMSRYTWECKTKEESDCEDDPNSQNKLEDPVKASPKEDDSLNIHNSLTPKHENHKVLGEENSSEVNSLQNNMM, from the exons ATGCAGGGGAAGGAGGCGAGCCTGCGCACGGGATGCTGGAGACTAACGCTGCTGTCGTGCGTCCTGGCTCTGCACTTGATCCCGCTGTCTGTCCACG GAAACATAGTCGGGACCAATGCCACTGAGCCGGACAGCGCCGCCAACGTTACCGCCCTGCTTAACGAGGAGGAAGGTCCAGTCAAGGTCAGCGAGATGAGCGTCTCAACCATCTCAACCACCGTGACCCCGAGGGCGGGCCGGATCCCCCGCGCTggcgaggaagaggagcagagcagcGGCATGTTCGTCGAAGCGGTGGTTCCTGCGGTGGAGGAAGTCGGCGTGGCAGCCCCGCCCCAGCTCAGCCCTGATTCGGCGGAGACGGAGCACCTGCTGCCTAGCAACCCACGTGGACCGGAAGTCAtggaaggtgaggaggaggaggaggaggaggaggagcgtcTGCCACACACCGAGCCACCTTGGATTCACACCAAGGACACAGCCATGTTTGACCTCGATCACCTTTTCACCACCACCGCCCCACCCTCAGTCGCCACCAACCCTTCTAACCCCGACGTTCTCCATGTGGACTTCTTCGATCCTTCCTCTCGTGGGCGCAGCCTCGACCTGGCCCCACCCTCTCCTTCATCGCTGGCCCATGAGCTGCAAGGCGGTGACCCGACCTCCTGGGCGATGCCAGACAACTACGACTACCTCACACCTTACGAGGACGGCGTGTCCCCAACTACTGATGAGTACACCTACAGCACCACGACCGGCGCCTATGAGAGCGATGAAGACCTCCGGCTCTCCGCTGGCTCTCCGGCTCGCCCCAAGCCCCGGGTCCCGGTGTCCGGCTCCTTCGTCCCTGGGGCAGCGCTTCCTGGTGCGGGAGCTCCGGTGCCAAACGTCCCTGTGGCGGCTCCTCCAGCGGCCTCTCCAGTGGACGGGTCAGACGGGATGGGTGGATGTCGCGTGGGCTACCAGATGGTGAACGGAAGTTGCCGCTCGCCCTGTGACATGCTGCCCAACTACTGCTTCAACGGGGGACAGTGCTACCTGCTGGAGGGCATGGGAGTCTTCTGCAG ATGTAACGTCCAGGATTACATCTGGCACAAGGGCGCTCGCTGCGAGTCGGTGGTGACCGAGTTCCAGGTGATGTGCCTGGCCGTGGGCGCCTCGGCTCTGGTGGTCCTGCTGCTCTTCATGATCATTGTGTGCTTCGCCAAGAAGCTCCACGTGCTCAAGACGGAGAACAAGAAGCTGCGCAAACGCAG TAAGTACCGGCCTACATCGGAGCAGCACAATGATAATTTCTCGCTGTCCACCATCGCTGAGGGCTCCCACCCAAAT AAAACCATGAGCAGATACACCTGGGAGTGTAAGACCAAAGAAGAGTCCGACTGTGAG GATGATCCTAATTCCCAGAACAAGCTGGAGGACCCGGTGAAGGCCTCGCCAAAGGAGGACGACTCCCTCAACATCCACAACTCTCTGACCCCCAAACACGAGAACCACAAGGTCCTGGGCGAGGAGAACTCCTCGGAGGTAAACTCACTGCAGAACAAcatgatgtga
- the cspg5a gene encoding chondroitin sulfate proteoglycan 5 isoform X3: MQGKEASLRTGCWRLTLLSCVLALHLIPLSVHGNIVGTNATEPDSAANVTALLNEEEGPVKVSEMSVSTISTTVTPRAGRIPRAGEEEEQSSGMFVEAVVPAVEEVGVAAPPQLSPDSAETEHLLPSNPRGPEVMEGEEEEEEEEERLPHTEPPWIHTKDTAMFDLDHLFTTTAPPSVATNPSNPDVLHVDFFDPSSRGRSLDLAPPSPSSLAHELQGGDPTSWAMPDNYDYLTPYEDGVSPTTDEYTYSTTTGAYESDEDLRLSAGSPARPKPRVPVSGSFVPGAALPGAGAPVPNVPVAAPPAASPVDGSDGMGGCRVGYQMVNGSCRSPCDMLPNYCFNGGQCYLLEGMGVFCRCNVQDYIWHKGARCESVVTEFQVMCLAVGASALVVLLLFMIIVCFAKKLHVLKTENKKLRKRSSKYRPTSEQHNDNFSLSTIAEGSHPNKTMSRYTWECKTKEESDCEDDPNSQNKLEDPVKASPKEDDSLNIHNSLTPKHENHKVLGEENSSEVNSLQNNMM, from the exons ATGCAGGGGAAGGAGGCGAGCCTGCGCACGGGATGCTGGAGACTAACGCTGCTGTCGTGCGTCCTGGCTCTGCACTTGATCCCGCTGTCTGTCCACG GAAACATAGTCGGGACCAATGCCACTGAGCCGGACAGCGCCGCCAACGTTACCGCCCTGCTTAACGAGGAGGAAGGTCCAGTCAAGGTCAGCGAGATGAGCGTCTCAACCATCTCAACCACCGTGACCCCGAGGGCGGGCCGGATCCCCCGCGCTggcgaggaagaggagcagagcagcGGCATGTTCGTCGAAGCGGTGGTTCCTGCGGTGGAGGAAGTCGGCGTGGCAGCCCCGCCCCAGCTCAGCCCTGATTCGGCGGAGACGGAGCACCTGCTGCCTAGCAACCCACGTGGACCGGAAGTCAtggaaggtgaggaggaggaggaggaggaggaggagcgtcTGCCACACACCGAGCCACCTTGGATTCACACCAAGGACACAGCCATGTTTGACCTCGATCACCTTTTCACCACCACCGCCCCACCCTCAGTCGCCACCAACCCTTCTAACCCCGACGTTCTCCATGTGGACTTCTTCGATCCTTCCTCTCGTGGGCGCAGCCTCGACCTGGCCCCACCCTCTCCTTCATCGCTGGCCCATGAGCTGCAAGGCGGTGACCCGACCTCCTGGGCGATGCCAGACAACTACGACTACCTCACACCTTACGAGGACGGCGTGTCCCCAACTACTGATGAGTACACCTACAGCACCACGACCGGCGCCTATGAGAGCGATGAAGACCTCCGGCTCTCCGCTGGCTCTCCGGCTCGCCCCAAGCCCCGGGTCCCGGTGTCCGGCTCCTTCGTCCCTGGGGCAGCGCTTCCTGGTGCGGGAGCTCCGGTGCCAAACGTCCCTGTGGCGGCTCCTCCAGCGGCCTCTCCAGTGGACGGGTCAGACGGGATGGGTGGATGTCGCGTGGGCTACCAGATGGTGAACGGAAGTTGCCGCTCGCCCTGTGACATGCTGCCCAACTACTGCTTCAACGGGGGACAGTGCTACCTGCTGGAGGGCATGGGAGTCTTCTGCAG ATGTAACGTCCAGGATTACATCTGGCACAAGGGCGCTCGCTGCGAGTCGGTGGTGACCGAGTTCCAGGTGATGTGCCTGGCCGTGGGCGCCTCGGCTCTGGTGGTCCTGCTGCTCTTCATGATCATTGTGTGCTTCGCCAAGAAGCTCCACGTGCTCAAGACGGAGAACAAGAAGCTGCGCAAACGCAG CAGTAAGTACCGGCCTACATCGGAGCAGCACAATGATAATTTCTCGCTGTCCACCATCGCTGAGGGCTCCCACCCAAAT AAAACCATGAGCAGATACACCTGGGAGTGTAAGACCAAAGAAGAGTCCGACTGTGAG GATGATCCTAATTCCCAGAACAAGCTGGAGGACCCGGTGAAGGCCTCGCCAAAGGAGGACGACTCCCTCAACATCCACAACTCTCTGACCCCCAAACACGAGAACCACAAGGTCCTGGGCGAGGAGAACTCCTCGGAGGTAAACTCACTGCAGAACAAcatgatgtga
- the cspg5a gene encoding chondroitin sulfate proteoglycan 5 isoform X5 codes for MQGKEASLRTGCWRLTLLSCVLALHLIPLSVHGNIVGTNATEPDSAANVTALLNEEEGPVKVSEMSVSTISTTVTPRAGRIPRAGEEEEQSSGMFVEAVVPAVEEVGVAAPPQLSPDSAETEHLLPSNPRGPEVMEGEEEEEEEEERLPHTEPPWIHTKDTAMFDLDHLFTTTAPPSVATNPSNPDVLHVDFFDPSSRGRSLDLAPPSPSSLAHELQGGDPTSWAMPDNYDYLTPYEDGVSPTTDEYTYSTTTGAYESDEDLRLSAGSPARPKPRVPVSGSFVPGAALPGAGAPVPNVPVAAPPAASPVDGSDGMGGCRVGYQMVNGSCRSPCDMLPNYCFNGGQCYLLEGMGVFCRCNVQDYIWHKGARCESVVTEFQVMCLAVGASALVVLLLFMIIVCFAKKLHVLKTENKKLRKRSSKYRPTSEQHNDNFSLSTIAEGSHPNDDPNSQNKLEDPVKASPKEDDSLNIHNSLTPKHENHKVLGEENSSEVNSLQNNMM; via the exons ATGCAGGGGAAGGAGGCGAGCCTGCGCACGGGATGCTGGAGACTAACGCTGCTGTCGTGCGTCCTGGCTCTGCACTTGATCCCGCTGTCTGTCCACG GAAACATAGTCGGGACCAATGCCACTGAGCCGGACAGCGCCGCCAACGTTACCGCCCTGCTTAACGAGGAGGAAGGTCCAGTCAAGGTCAGCGAGATGAGCGTCTCAACCATCTCAACCACCGTGACCCCGAGGGCGGGCCGGATCCCCCGCGCTggcgaggaagaggagcagagcagcGGCATGTTCGTCGAAGCGGTGGTTCCTGCGGTGGAGGAAGTCGGCGTGGCAGCCCCGCCCCAGCTCAGCCCTGATTCGGCGGAGACGGAGCACCTGCTGCCTAGCAACCCACGTGGACCGGAAGTCAtggaaggtgaggaggaggaggaggaggaggaggagcgtcTGCCACACACCGAGCCACCTTGGATTCACACCAAGGACACAGCCATGTTTGACCTCGATCACCTTTTCACCACCACCGCCCCACCCTCAGTCGCCACCAACCCTTCTAACCCCGACGTTCTCCATGTGGACTTCTTCGATCCTTCCTCTCGTGGGCGCAGCCTCGACCTGGCCCCACCCTCTCCTTCATCGCTGGCCCATGAGCTGCAAGGCGGTGACCCGACCTCCTGGGCGATGCCAGACAACTACGACTACCTCACACCTTACGAGGACGGCGTGTCCCCAACTACTGATGAGTACACCTACAGCACCACGACCGGCGCCTATGAGAGCGATGAAGACCTCCGGCTCTCCGCTGGCTCTCCGGCTCGCCCCAAGCCCCGGGTCCCGGTGTCCGGCTCCTTCGTCCCTGGGGCAGCGCTTCCTGGTGCGGGAGCTCCGGTGCCAAACGTCCCTGTGGCGGCTCCTCCAGCGGCCTCTCCAGTGGACGGGTCAGACGGGATGGGTGGATGTCGCGTGGGCTACCAGATGGTGAACGGAAGTTGCCGCTCGCCCTGTGACATGCTGCCCAACTACTGCTTCAACGGGGGACAGTGCTACCTGCTGGAGGGCATGGGAGTCTTCTGCAG ATGTAACGTCCAGGATTACATCTGGCACAAGGGCGCTCGCTGCGAGTCGGTGGTGACCGAGTTCCAGGTGATGTGCCTGGCCGTGGGCGCCTCGGCTCTGGTGGTCCTGCTGCTCTTCATGATCATTGTGTGCTTCGCCAAGAAGCTCCACGTGCTCAAGACGGAGAACAAGAAGCTGCGCAAACGCAG CAGTAAGTACCGGCCTACATCGGAGCAGCACAATGATAATTTCTCGCTGTCCACCATCGCTGAGGGCTCCCACCCAAAT GATGATCCTAATTCCCAGAACAAGCTGGAGGACCCGGTGAAGGCCTCGCCAAAGGAGGACGACTCCCTCAACATCCACAACTCTCTGACCCCCAAACACGAGAACCACAAGGTCCTGGGCGAGGAGAACTCCTCGGAGGTAAACTCACTGCAGAACAAcatgatgtga
- the cspg5a gene encoding chondroitin sulfate proteoglycan 5 isoform X8: MQGKEASLRTGCWRLTLLSCVLALHLIPLSVHGNIVGTNATEPDSAANVTALLNEEEGPVKVSEMSVSTISTTVTPRAGRIPRAGEEEEQSSGMFVEAVVPAVEEVGVAAPPQLSPDSAETEHLLPSNPRGPEVMEGEEEEEEEEERLPHTEPPWIHTKDTAMFDLDHLFTTTAPPSVATNPSNPDVLHVDFFDPSSRGRSLDLAPPSPSSLAHELQGGDPTSWAMPDNYDYLTPYEDGVSPTTDEYTYSTTTGAYESDEDLRLSAGSPARPKPRVPVSGSFVPGAALPGAGAPVPNVPVAAPPAASPVDGSDGMGGCRVGYQMVNGSCRSPCDMLPNYCFNGGQCYLLEGMGVFCRCNVQDYIWHKGARCESVVTEFQVMCLAVGASALVVLLLFMIIVCFAKKLHVLKTENKKLRKRRMILIPRTSWRTR, from the exons ATGCAGGGGAAGGAGGCGAGCCTGCGCACGGGATGCTGGAGACTAACGCTGCTGTCGTGCGTCCTGGCTCTGCACTTGATCCCGCTGTCTGTCCACG GAAACATAGTCGGGACCAATGCCACTGAGCCGGACAGCGCCGCCAACGTTACCGCCCTGCTTAACGAGGAGGAAGGTCCAGTCAAGGTCAGCGAGATGAGCGTCTCAACCATCTCAACCACCGTGACCCCGAGGGCGGGCCGGATCCCCCGCGCTggcgaggaagaggagcagagcagcGGCATGTTCGTCGAAGCGGTGGTTCCTGCGGTGGAGGAAGTCGGCGTGGCAGCCCCGCCCCAGCTCAGCCCTGATTCGGCGGAGACGGAGCACCTGCTGCCTAGCAACCCACGTGGACCGGAAGTCAtggaaggtgaggaggaggaggaggaggaggaggagcgtcTGCCACACACCGAGCCACCTTGGATTCACACCAAGGACACAGCCATGTTTGACCTCGATCACCTTTTCACCACCACCGCCCCACCCTCAGTCGCCACCAACCCTTCTAACCCCGACGTTCTCCATGTGGACTTCTTCGATCCTTCCTCTCGTGGGCGCAGCCTCGACCTGGCCCCACCCTCTCCTTCATCGCTGGCCCATGAGCTGCAAGGCGGTGACCCGACCTCCTGGGCGATGCCAGACAACTACGACTACCTCACACCTTACGAGGACGGCGTGTCCCCAACTACTGATGAGTACACCTACAGCACCACGACCGGCGCCTATGAGAGCGATGAAGACCTCCGGCTCTCCGCTGGCTCTCCGGCTCGCCCCAAGCCCCGGGTCCCGGTGTCCGGCTCCTTCGTCCCTGGGGCAGCGCTTCCTGGTGCGGGAGCTCCGGTGCCAAACGTCCCTGTGGCGGCTCCTCCAGCGGCCTCTCCAGTGGACGGGTCAGACGGGATGGGTGGATGTCGCGTGGGCTACCAGATGGTGAACGGAAGTTGCCGCTCGCCCTGTGACATGCTGCCCAACTACTGCTTCAACGGGGGACAGTGCTACCTGCTGGAGGGCATGGGAGTCTTCTGCAG ATGTAACGTCCAGGATTACATCTGGCACAAGGGCGCTCGCTGCGAGTCGGTGGTGACCGAGTTCCAGGTGATGTGCCTGGCCGTGGGCGCCTCGGCTCTGGTGGTCCTGCTGCTCTTCATGATCATTGTGTGCTTCGCCAAGAAGCTCCACGTGCTCAAGACGGAGAACAAGAAGCTGCGCAAACGCAG GATGATCCTAATTCCCAGAACAAGCTGGAGGACCCGGTGA